CTTAATTGTGATCGATTTTGACAAAAACCGTTTAGAAATGGCTAAAAAATTAGGCGCAACTCACACTTTAGTGCCTGATGAATCATTATTAACTAAATTACAAGAAATTGTCGGCCAAGATGGCGTTGACGTTGCTATTGAAGCAGTTGGTGTGCCTTCATCATGAGACACATGTCAAAAAATTGTTAAAGCCAGCGGAAATATTTCAGTTGTTGGAGTTCATGGCAAAAAAGTTGACTTCAATGTTCAAGATTTATGAATTAAAAACATTACAGTTACAACCGGATTAGTAAACACAAACACACTTCCAATGCTAATTAATGCAGTTTCAACAGGAAAACTACCTGTGCAAGGATTAATTACTCACAGATTTAACTTATCTGATATTATGAGTGCATATGACACTTTCTTAAATGCATCTGATAACAAGGCAATGAAGATTTTCATTGACGCAACAAAATAAGTTTTACTTTTCGCCTTATTAATTTTTAAGCTAATTAAAAGGTTATTCAAAAACTCACAGGCCTTATCTGTGGGTTTTATTATATAAATTTGAAATAGTATTATAAACCTATAAAACAGGCATTTAAGTAAAATTACTTTGTTTTATATTATTTAGCTTTCCTTCTGAAAAATCTCTTTTTATTGCTTCCATCATCATAACTTTTTGTAAAGTTACACTTAGGAAAATTATCGCAAGCGATAAATTTATCGCCTCTTTTATTTCTTCTGATAACTAAATTACCATTATCATTAGGACAAGATTCATCAATTTTTTGCAAGCTCATTGATGTATGATCTAAGTTTTGAGAAGCGCTTTCATAATTGTTTTTAAACTTACTATAAAAGTCTTCCATTACGGGGGCAACAGATATTTTATTAGTTGCAATAAGATCTAATTGATTTTCAACTTCTGCTGTATAGCCTTCGTTAATAATATCTGGAAAGTCTTGAATTAGTTTTTCTAAAATTAATTTACCAAAATCAGTAGGTACTAATGCAGCATTTTCTGACCTTACATATTCTCTGTTTAAAATAATTTTAACAGTTGTAGCAAATGTTGAAGGACGACCAACTTTAATATCATCTAGTTTTTCAATTAAAGAACCTTCAGAATATCTAGCAGGCGGATTAGTTTCTTTGCCTTCAATTACAAACTCTCTAACACTTACCAATTGACCTATTTTATAGTCAGGATCGACACTTTCATTCATCTCGCCTTTTACTATATAATAGCCATCAAAAAGCACTCAACTTACATTTAGTCTAAACTCTAATTTATCTTTAGCAAACTTATATGTTTTATTAGCTCTTAGTGGTGGAGTAATTAAACACATAAGCGTGTGTTCATAAATTAATTTATAAATTTGATAATCATAATTATTCAAATCATACTTATTTTTAGCTTCATCAGGCAATAGCGTTATATCGGTAGGCCTAATAGCTTCGTGAGCATCTTGGTCACCTTTAAAACCTTTAACTTTGTCCAAAACATATTCATCGCCATACTTAATTGAAATATAGTTTTTAGTTGCATTAACAAAAGTGTGACTTAATCTAGTGCTATCAGTACGTGGGTAACTAATTAAACTGCCATCACCAAAACCTTCATAAAGTCTTTGCAATGAAGCTTGAGTAATAGATGAGCTAAATGGACTCTTTTTATATAAAGCTGCTTGTTTAAAAGGAGTAAGTGCTGGTAATGTTTTTTTAGACTCTTTTATATCTTTAACTACCAAAATATTACTTGGCAAAATATCAATACTCTTTTTAACAGACTCTAACTCATCAGGAAACACTCAGGTTTTTTCAGCTGCAATATGCTTAGGCATATAAATTTCTGCTGTTAGTGAATCAGAAATTAAAGCTTCAATTGAATAATATCCTCTAGGCACAAAATTTTCAATTTCTTTTTCTCTATCAACTACTAATTTAAGCGCAATTGATTGCACTCTACCTGCTGAAGGAGTAGCAGGAGAGTTAGATAACTTTTTTTGCATTAATTGGCTTAATCTAAAACCAATTATTCTGTCAAGCATTCTTCTAGTTTTTTGTGCATCAATTAAATTTTGATCTAACTGAGTTGGATTTTCAACTGAATATAAAATAGCATCTTTAGTTATTTCATTGTATTTAATTCTGGCAAATTTGCCTTCTTTACATTTTAAATACTTAACTAAATGATCACCAATAGCTTCGCCTTCACGATCAGGGTCAGTTGCTATATATACAAAATCAGCATCCTTTACAGCAGTTTTTAGCTGCTTTACAATCTCTTTTTTAGCTGGATCAATTTCGAATTCGGGCTCTCATTTACTCATATCAATGCCTAAGCCCATTGATCCTTTTTTGCTTAATCTTGCAATATGGCCGACTGAAGCCATTACATTATAATTTTCTCCAAGATATTTTTTTATAGTCTCCACTTTATTTGGTGATTCAACAATTACCAATTTATAACTCATAATTATGGAAAGTATATACTTTAAAATTTCATATAAAATTAAAATTTTAATATCATATTTCTTATTTATTAATATATTAATAAATCAAATGTGGAAAAAATATTTTTCATATGTTTTAGGAAGCGATAACAAAATTAATTTGATTTTTAAAAGCCTTAATTGACTTTTATTACTATAAAACAGCCTTATTGGTTAATTTAGCAATAAAATAAATATGCTTATGTAAAAATATTTTTCTTATATAATAAACAATGAGTATTTTATATAGACTAAATAACTTTTTTAAGTTATTTTTCAAATACTCCTTGATCATAAGTTATGATCCAGATGTCCAAAAGGAGATTTTTATTAATGAATAAGTATGAAATTATGTTAATTATTGATCCAGCAATCGATATGGCAATGGCTAACGAAATTGTTGAATCAGTTTTTGACAAAAAAAACATAAATAAAGTAGTTAAATTAGAAAATTCTACTTTAGCTTACCCAATTAACAAATCATCAAAAGCTCAATATGTAGTTTACACACTTGAAGCTAAAAGTGAATTAATTGCTGAATTTACTCGTAGAGCAAATATCGCTAAATTCATTTGAAGACAAATGGTTATAAATTTAGATACTGAAAAAGGTTTTCAAAGATCGAAGAAAGCATTCAAACACAGAATTGCTAAGGATGCTAAAGTTGCTAACAAAGGTACAGGTGTTAAACAACTAATTGAAAACTTAGAAAAAACAATGTCACACAAAGCAAAGCCTTCTTTTAAAAAAGAAGTTAAGAAAAGTAACTAACTATTTTTAAATTCATTTCAAAAGTTGGAGATAAATAATGAATAAGGTGTTATTAGTTGGCAGAATAGCTAGTGATATTAAGCTAAGCAAAATGCAAAATGGAGCTAGTTCAATTAAAACTTCAATAGCTGTAAAAAAGCCTAATAATGCAAATAATGTTGTCGAATTTATTGACATTATTGCAAAAGAAAATGTTGCTGATTTTATTGTTAAAAATGTTTCTAAAGGAACATTAGTATCCTTAGAAGGCTACTTAAGTCTTTACAGATTTAAAAACAAGGCAGGAACTTCAGTCAAACTAACTTATGTAAATGTTCAAGAAATTAGTGTGCTTTCAAAAAGCAATAAAAATGTTGCTGAAAACTCTAAATTAGATAGTGCACAAGTAATTACTGATAATGACATCCCAACTGCTGAATCAATTATTGAAGACTAAATTAATAGGAGAATAATAATGGCTAATTTTAAAAAAGTTAAAAAAGGCAGAAACTTAAGACGTAAGTGTGAATTGTGTGAAACCAACATTGAATATGTTGACTACAAAAATGTTGAATTTATAACAAAATTTATTTCAGGTATTGGTCAAATCAAACCTCATGTTTCAACAGGAACATGTGCTAGACACCAAAGAAAAGTTGCAAACGCTATTAAAAGAGCACGTTTTATGGCTTTAATTCCTTATACAAAGGATAAAATTCGTGTTTTAGCACCTGCTGCTTCAGCAAATACAGCTCAAGCACCTGCTGAAAAAGCTAAAAAAGAAGCTGTAGCTGCTTAATAATAATTAAAAAAATTAAAACCGCCACAGGGCGATTTTTAATTTGCCTATCTTTTGAAAAACTGCTATTTATTTCTATTTTTACCAGTAACTTTTTCTAATTTTTTAAGCCAGTGATATATGCCGCTTTTGGTAATCTCTTTATTTTCCCTTAAGGTGTATAAATAAGCTATAGAAGACAAACTCTCATTTGGGTTTTCTTTAATAAGATTAAAGAGTTTTAGTTGCTCAGCACTGAAGTTATTTTCGAGATTTAGTTCACGCATTAAATTGATATTTTTAATGTATTTACTATTTGCATTTACTATTTTATTTATATTTGAAGCGTCAATGTTTCTTAGTCTATTAGTGTTATTAAAAAAGTCTCTACTTATAGTGTTATCCATGAAATTAAAAAATGATGTAGTGACTGAAATAGCCTTTAAAAAATCACTTATTTTTTCGTGTTTTTTAATGTAAGCTATAAATTTTTTATTGTGTTTGATTTTGACAAAATTAAAGTCATATTCATTGAGTTTATTGATTATAACATCAATGAATTGTTCATAATTTGAAGCAATTTGCAAGTGGTATGACGAATTATTAAGGTTACTAATTGATCCATTACCAACAAAAACACCTTGAAAAAATGAAGAAGGATAGCTAAATTCTTCCACTAATGAAAAATCATTTTTGTTAATTAAAACAATAGAATTTTTTTCATATTGTATGCCAATTTTATTTAAGCTCTTTAAAACAGTGCTTTTGGTCAAATTGTCATAAATTCTAAGCTTGATAATATCATTTTCAATAATGCATTTTGAATATATATAACCTCTTAAAAATTCACTAGCATCATCATTATTTCTTTTTTTATTCAATATTTCAAGCTTAATTTCTTTTGTAAAATTCATCAAAAACACCTGCTTTAAAAAAGTAATGTATAAATAATTATAAAAAAAGCAAAAGAATTTTGCATAAAATTACTTTTGCTTTTTTTGTTTATTAAACTAATTTATCAAAAATATCTTCACCTGTTAATGAAACAGTTTCAACTCCAAAATTACGGGCTACAATGTTTCCAGTAGTGCCCAATCCTGTAACATCATTTAAAACTCTTGGTTCTTTAAACATTTTTGAATAAATAGTTAAAGGTAGCATTTCACGTGTGTGGTTAAAGCCTGGATAAGCAGGGTCATTACCATGGTCACTAGTCATGATTAACAAGTCATCTTTTTTCATCACTTGTATTAGTTTGCCAAGTTTTGAATCTAATGTAGCAACATTTGATGCAAAGCCATCAACATCTCTACGGTGACCATAGTGTGAGTCAAATTGTACTAGGTTGACAAAAATAAATTTGTTTTCTTCATCTAATTGAGCAAGTTCAATAGCCTTGTCCATGCCATCAGCATCACCGCTAGAGTGAATTGCTCTTGAAATGCCTTGTCCTACAAAAATATCATTTATTTTACCTATAGCAATAACTTCAATTCCTGCTTCTTGCAATTTATTTAAAATCATTGGTTCTGGTGCATTTGCATAGTCATGTCTGTTAAATGTTCTAGTATATTTGCCATTTTCACCGACAAAAGGACGAACAATAATTCTACCAACGTTTCACTCAGGCTTAGATGAACAAATTTCTCTAGCTGCCTTACCATATTTGTATAAGTTATCTAAACCAATTCACTCTTCATGAGCGGCAATTTGAAGCACTGAATCGTTTGAAGTATAAACAATTATGCTACCATTTTGCTTTTGTTCTTCAGCGTATTGATCAATTATTTCAGTACCTGAACCAGCTTTATTGCAAATTATTTTTCTGTTGTCAAAAGCTTTTTCTAATTCAGCAATCAAGTCTGCTGGAAAGCCTGTTTCGGTAAATGTAGGGAAAGGCACTTCAGTTTTAATTCCCATCATTTCTCAGTGACCTGCTAATGTATCTTTAGCATTTGAAACTTCTTGAATTCTTGATACATAAGCAAGCGGACTTTTAGTGTGGTAATTTCCTTCTAATTGTGCAACATTACCAATACCTAATTTTTTTCATGTGTCAATGAAAAACATTGAACTAAGTGATGCAGAATATAATGTGTTTGCCCCTGCATCACCGAATTTTTTTTGATCTTTATCTGGTCCAATGCCTAAACCATCAGTAACTATCATGAAAACTCTTTTAAATTTAGCCATTTCGCTCCTAATTAACCTATTTTAATGTATTAAAAGTACAATAAATTATAAACTATTGTATATTACTTATATTATAGACTTTTAGATGGCCTGCTTGTTGTGTTTAATAAAAAAAATAGCGCAAGGCTATTTAGTTTGATGATTCATCTTTGGCTTCATTTTCACTTATAGAAACTACATTATCATAGCCAAAAGGAGCTAAAAACATTAATGAAAGGTAAACTAAGTAAAACTCATCTAAAATTTTATTAACAATTAATTCAGTTACCGTTTCTTTATTTAATGTAGGTGTTTTGAAGTATAAATCTAACAATTGAGTAGGAGTTTTGAATCAAATAAAAGCTTCTTGATTTTTAATTAAGATTGCCAAATCTTTAGCAAAAGATTTATCTTTACGACTGTTTTTAAGGCTTATAGAGCTATTTATAGCAATGCTGTCAAATTCATTTTTTAAGTCACTAAGGTATGATAAATTGTTTGTGTCGCTTGCTCATTTTTGCATTAATGAAGGCTCTTCTGAATTAATGTTTAGAGACATGAATTCATCTTTTACTTCAACTTTTTTAAAGCCTTCAGGAGTGTAATTATTTAGTTCATCAAAAAGAGTTAGGCTAACATTTTTATTTAAATTTAGTAATTTAGCTGCAATGCCGAAGTAAAGTTTGTTTTCTATTTTTTGAATTTTGTCTTTATAAATAAGTGATTTAGCGCTCTTTAATTTCTTTATTTCTTTGTTACTTAAATCATTAATCTTAATTCACTCTTCGCTTCTAAATTCAATGTTTTGCATTCTAATAAGTTGTTTATTTGAAACAGCTTCATACATTTCATATTTATTGTTAATGACATTAAACTTGCTTAAGTTTTTGAAATTAGATGTGTTTTTAAAGAAGCTAATATTTGCAAAATTGACTATTTTATTGCCACTTTCGTCATTTTTATATAATGGTTTTAGTCCAATATAATCAAGTAAATGGTCAGTTAATTCTCTATTATTAACACTAGCTACAATGTCCCTTTTTAAAAACACTCTAGCATTAAAAACTATTGGATAAAGAATACATCAAGCTATTAAAAATACAAAAGCCAAGCTATAAAGTGAAGCTAGTAAAGGGCGAAAATGATCTGGTTGTAGTAGTCAACTATTGCCAGTTTTAAAGATAACTACAAAAGATATTGCAACTGATGAAAGCAGCAAAATAACTGCAATGATAAATAGTGGAATACTTACATAAGCTCCAACTGTTGCAAGGTTAATTTTTCTACTATTTTTCTTTTCAGCATAATATTCATTTAATTTAGCTTTAACAATTCCTTTGACAGGAGCATACTTTTGATGATTGAATTTTTCTCTTGAAAGTATTAAATTAAAATTACTCATAAGTCCCCCCTTTTTGTTAAATTATTTAATAAGCAAAGATATTAAAATTATATATTTATAATTCAAAATCCATTAATTAAATACAATATTTAAAGATATCTAAAACGCTTAAAAAACATTTTATTTTGGGAGAAATGATGCAAAAAGAAGAAGCAAAAGAGTTAATTAAGTCATTAGTTGAAAAAATAAATCAATGAAATTATGAATATTATCAATTAAATAAGCCCAGCGTTTCTGATTTGGAATACGATAAAGCTTTACTAGAGCTAGAAAAATTAGAAAAAGAGCATCCTGATTTAATTCTTAGTAACAGCCCAACTTTTAGAATTGGCTCTTTTGCTTCTGAAAAATTTACTAAATTTGTGTACCAAAAACCTATGTTATCTTTAGCTAAAGCCTATAACTATGATGATATTAATAGCTTTATAAACAATATTTCAAAAATTGTACCGACTGAAAATATAAACTTTAATATTGAACCTAAAATTGATGGGCTAAGCATCGCTTTGCGCTATAAACAAGGCAAACTGGTCAAAGCAGCCACTAGAGGAGATGGCTCTGAAGGAGAAGATGTTACTGAAAACATTTACCAAATTAAATCAATTCCTAAGCTTATTAATTACTTTAATGATCTAGAAGTGCGTGGCGAAGTTTTTATAACTAAGAATGATTTTAAAAAAATAAATGAAAGCAATAATTTTGCTAATGCAAGAAACGCTGCTAGTGGCACTTTGAGGCAATTAGATGCTAATATTGTTGCAGAAAGAAATCTTAGTGCATTTTTATATGAAATAGTTGAGCCAGAAAAGCATGGTATTTATTATCAACATGAAGCGCTTGAATTTATGAAAAATTTAGATTTCCCAACTAATCCTTTTTCAAAAGTTGTAGAAATTGAAGAATTAGAAGAATCTATTAGTGATTTTGCTGAAATAAAAAACAAATTAGACTATGACGCAGATGGATTGGTCATTAAGCTTAATGATTTACAAATGTGGGATAAATTAGGCAAAACTTCCAAGTTCCCTAAGCACTCAATTGCTTTTAAATATGATGTTGAAGTAGCATCAAGTAGAATAACTGACATATTAACTTCGGTTGGCAGAACTGGAAAAATTACTTATATTGCAAACATTTTGCCTGTGTTATTAAATCAAACTACAGTTAAAGCTGCTACATTGCATAATCATAATTTTATTAAGGATATGAACATCAATATTAATGATGAAGTTAATATTATAAAAGCAGGCGAAATAATACCTAAGGTTATAAGCTTAAAAGAAGAGAAAAATTACGTAGATTACTATAAAAAAGCCACAAACTGTCCTTCTTGTGGCTCACAATTGGTTGAATTTGAAGGCATTGTTGATCAGTTTTGCACTAATGATGAGTGTCCTGATAAAAATATTAATAATATTTATCATTTTGCTTCTAGAAACTGTCTTAATATTGTTGGCTTAGGCTTAAGCACTGTTAAGGATTTTTATCCTAAATTTATAAAAAATATTAAAGATATTTTTGACTTACACAAGTATAGAGCTGAGCTAATTAAACTCCCAAGATATAGAGACTTAAAGGTTGATAACATTTTAAATAGCATTGAAAGTGCAAAAAATAAAAAATTTAGCAAAGTTATATTTGCTTTAGGCATTAAACATATAGGGCAAAGAGCTGCTAAATTAATTGCTGATAATTATGCTAATTTTGCAGAACTACTAGATGATCATAATTTATTAAAACTGCAAAATACTAAAAATATTGGTCCTAAAATAATTGAGAGCTTAATTGAATTTATTTCAAGCCCAGCAAACCAAGATTTACTAGCTTTTTTGGATGCAATTTTTAATTATGAGGGCAAAGCAAAAGTTATAAGTACTATTTTAAGCGGCTATACTTTCGTTATAACTGGGGTCTTATCTGAGCCAAGAAGTCATTTTGTAAAACTAATAGAAGAACACAGTGGAAACGTTTCCAGTGCAATATCAAGCAAAACTAGTTATTTATTAGCTGGTTCTGATGCAGGAAGTAAGTTAGAAAAAGCCTATAAAACAGGCACAAAAGTCATAAATGAAGAACAATTTTATGATCTCATAAAACAGTAGTTTTTGTAGCTAATTTAGCATATGAAACCAAAATGTGGAATAATTTCCAATCAATTTACTTTTTTATTTTCAATATTTAGCTGGTGATATATATATATATATATGCCCCTGGCTATTGTTAAACTAATCAGGCATATATAATATGCTTGATTTTTATTTTTTATGTTGCTATATCTTTAAATGGAGCTAGTTATGAACGTATTTAAGAAAAAGAAAAACAGAGTAATTATTTTTTCACTTGCTACAGGAGCAGTTATTTCTGCATCAACTGGTGCAGTTGTTTATTCATCTAACTCTGATTCAAATTTGTCAAGAATACTTTTTAATAACTCAACAGATGCACAGGTAGCAAATAATAAAAACAACATTAGTAAATCTACTGATTCAATTAAAGATAATAATGTAATTGAAAATACTAAACCTAAAATTATTAATCCAGCTGAAGAAGTAGCTCCTAAAACACCTGAAACAATTAGTGAAAATAGCTCAGCTCATGAAATAAATAGAACAACAGTAACTCCTGAAAGATCTGAACCATTAATTGCTAAACCGAATGTAATTACAAAAGAAATTGTTATTCACGGTGTTAAGGTTAAAGCAACTATTGAAGTAACTCCAGATAGACCCGTTTCTAAACATGATATGGATAGACAAATAAACAACATAAATCCTTACCAAAATATAATCGTAAGTAGAGTACTTAATGTTGAAGTAACTCAAGAATTAAGAGATAAGTCTATAAGCAATGCACTTGATGGAAAAGACGGCACAGGATTATTTGCTGGTACATTTTTCAAAACGCTTGAAAACATTTTTACTAGTAGTAGTGATCTAGCTTCTGCTGAAGCAGTTGTAAGGCAAAATATTGGAGTTTATAGAGACAATGTCCATCGTTATGAAAGACTGCTAAACAGTAAAAATGTAATAAACTTTTTAACTGAAAAAGGCAAACAAGAATACCCTTCAAAGAAGTTTGATTCTGAAATTCAAAGAAACATTTGACTTATTAACCATTTAGATAAAACTAAGTTTACTAAGTTAGCTAAAGATGCTGAAGCATTCTTAAGTCAAGGACTTGCAATTTCACCTAGATCGGCTATTATCAATGAAGATGGAACAATTAGCTCACATGGTTTTGCACCTGATGATCAATTTAACACAGTAACTTCAAGAGTTTCAAGAGACAACCGCGAAAGAAGAGTTTTTGGCTACGATTCACCATATGGTAGATCACCTGATAGTGTCTGAGAAGGCTCATATGAAGACTGAAGAAAAGAAGATGTTACAAATAAACCTGAATATAGTAAATATAATGTAAGCAGTGCTGATGGAATTAAATTAACTAAGCTCACTAGAGAAAAAACAGATAATAGTCCTGGTGCACTTAATGAAGGATTAGTTGTTGAGATTGACGCCGCTAATCAATCAGGCTATGGTAAGACTTTAGATCTTATAAATAAGCTTAAAAATGACAAAGTGCAAGTTACTTCATACAGAATTAAAAATATGGGTTCTAGTGATCCAAGTCAAGCATTTAAGAACATTCTTTTAGCGCTTCCAGACAACATTCCACAATTAGAATTATTCTTTTCAGCTGAAGCTACAAATACAAGTAGTTTAATTGCGCTAGAAAACAAATACATTAAAGAATTGTCGCTCTATACATTAGGTAATTCATTGCTTCATAAATGATCATTCAATCCTTTAGCATTAAGAAAAACTGAGTGAATTAATACAGTTGATTACAATGTAAGCAGAGACTTTTTACCTAATGTAGCAATACCAACAAGAATTACTTTTGACACAATTGCTTTTGATAAAGAAGACTTTGCAAATAAATCATTTGAGCGAATTAACGATGGATTAAGAATGGTATATTTTGCAAGAAACAATGAACCATTTTTCCAAGCAGGACTAGGCCCAGGACTAAATCCTGATCATAATGAAGGTAATAATAGTTATCCAATGGGCATTGATTTTTCTAGAATAGAAGAGATTAAATCACTAAGAAACTTAGTGTTTAATTACGTAGTTAATCCAAATAATACCCCTAGAAAAATCAGAAGGCTGACTTTATTTAATAATAATTCTTCATTTGAAATTTCTTCAGATGAACTAACTCATGCAAGTTTTGAACACTTTGCAACTGATGCTATGGATCAGTACTCTAAGCCAAAAATTATGTTTAGTAATGGCGATATAACTGATTCAATTAGAATAAGCGATTCTAATAAATTAGATTCACAAGCTATATGAAACTTATCTAAGTTTTTTGAATACAATGAAAAACTTAAGTCAACTAAAAGTATTAAAGTTCCAGAAAATGCAACTGAATTAAGAGATCAATTAATTAATTTAGGCTATAAAGTTGAAAACAGTGACGGCAATATAACATATACATAGAATTTACTTTTTAAAAGGAAATTAATTTATGAAAAAACTAAAGAAAACTTTGCTATTATGCTCATCTTCAATGCTTTTGCCAGCATTATTAATAGCTGCTAAGTGTAATAATGATTCAAAAAAGGATTCTAAAGAAGAGAAGAAAATAACTTTACTTAGTGATAGCGAATTTGAAAAATTAGTTAATGAAACAAATGATTTAAATGATCTTGCATCATTATCTTTTAGTGCAAACTTTGGCCAAAGCAAATCTTTAGATAAAACATTGCCAACTGAAATTGAAGAAAACCCTGGAAATCTAAAAATTAGTGTTAAAGATAAATATTCAGAAAGCATTATTGTTAAAGTTCAAGGAGCATCAACTGAAAAAGATACTTCAAGGAATATATCTAATATTAAAGGTGAAGTTAGTGTTTATGTAAGTTTTACAAACAAAAGTACAAGTAAGGAAATTTATAAAAACTTTACTCTTAAAGGGCTAGCAAATAATTCTGTTGGAGCTGATCATAATGGCAGATTATCAGGAGATTCACTTGCAGCTATTGGTGGAAAACAAGGGTATCTTGATTATCATAATAAAACACAAGCAGAAAGATTCAAAAAAGATAATAACGAGTATATTAATCAGCTTAAAGGTATGCTAAGTCGTAGCACAGGCAAGGAAGTAGACTTTAAGAGTTTTAGAAGCATATCAACAACTGATGAACAAGTCAAAAAGTTCAATGAAACAGCCAAATTAGTGAATTTTGATTCTTATGAAAATGCTGCATTAAAAGGATTTACTATTCCGGTTTATGAAAATGGTGACAACAATCCCAAGCTTAAAGTTTATGATGCGCCAGAAATGTCAAAAGGTCCATCTCCAATTGATACAATCGGCAGAAACATTTATAGATCAAGTGGTTTAGCTAGAACACTATTAAATGAAACTTACAAAACTATTGCTGAGCAAACTTTTCAAGTTTCATTTACAACCTTAAAAGATTTTGATGA
This sequence is a window from Mycoplasmopsis agalactiae PG2. Protein-coding genes within it:
- the topA gene encoding type I DNA topoisomerase, translating into MSYKLVIVESPNKVETIKKYLGENYNVMASVGHIARLSKKGSMGLGIDMSKWEPEFEIDPAKKEIVKQLKTAVKDADFVYIATDPDREGEAIGDHLVKYLKCKEGKFARIKYNEITKDAILYSVENPTQLDQNLIDAQKTRRMLDRIIGFRLSQLMQKKLSNSPATPSAGRVQSIALKLVVDREKEIENFVPRGYYSIEALISDSLTAEIYMPKHIAAEKTWVFPDELESVKKSIDILPSNILVVKDIKESKKTLPALTPFKQAALYKKSPFSSSITQASLQRLYEGFGDGSLISYPRTDSTRLSHTFVNATKNYISIKYGDEYVLDKVKGFKGDQDAHEAIRPTDITLLPDEAKNKYDLNNYDYQIYKLIYEHTLMCLITPPLRANKTYKFAKDKLEFRLNVSWVLFDGYYIVKGEMNESVDPDYKIGQLVSVREFVIEGKETNPPARYSEGSLIEKLDDIKVGRPSTFATTVKIILNREYVRSENAALVPTDFGKLILEKLIQDFPDIINEGYTAEVENQLDLIATNKISVAPVMEDFYSKFKNNYESASQNLDHTSMSLQKIDESCPNDNGNLVIRRNKRGDKFIACDNFPKCNFTKSYDDGSNKKRFFRRKAK
- the rpsF gene encoding 30S ribosomal protein S6, which codes for MNKYEIMLIIDPAIDMAMANEIVESVFDKKNINKVVKLENSTLAYPINKSSKAQYVVYTLEAKSELIAEFTRRANIAKFIWRQMVINLDTEKGFQRSKKAFKHRIAKDAKVANKGTGVKQLIENLEKTMSHKAKPSFKKEVKKSN
- a CDS encoding single-stranded DNA-binding protein; translated protein: MNKVLLVGRIASDIKLSKMQNGASSIKTSIAVKKPNNANNVVEFIDIIAKENVADFIVKNVSKGTLVSLEGYLSLYRFKNKAGTSVKLTYVNVQEISVLSKSNKNVAENSKLDSAQVITDNDIPTAESIIED
- the rpsR gene encoding 30S ribosomal protein S18 encodes the protein MANFKKVKKGRNLRRKCELCETNIEYVDYKNVEFITKFISGIGQIKPHVSTGTCARHQRKVANAIKRARFMALIPYTKDKIRVLAPAASANTAQAPAEKAKKEAVAA
- the whiA gene encoding DNA-binding protein WhiA; the protein is MNFTKEIKLEILNKKRNNDDASEFLRGYIYSKCIIENDIIKLRIYDNLTKSTVLKSLNKIGIQYEKNSIVLINKNDFSLVEEFSYPSSFFQGVFVGNGSISNLNNSSYHLQIASNYEQFIDVIINKLNEYDFNFVKIKHNKKFIAYIKKHEKISDFLKAISVTTSFFNFMDNTISRDFFNNTNRLRNIDASNINKIVNANSKYIKNINLMRELNLENNFSAEQLKLFNLIKENPNESLSSIAYLYTLRENKEITKSGIYHWLKKLEKVTGKNRNK
- a CDS encoding phosphopentomutase, with the protein product MAKFKRVFMIVTDGLGIGPDKDQKKFGDAGANTLYSASLSSMFFIDTWKKLGIGNVAQLEGNYHTKSPLAYVSRIQEVSNAKDTLAGHWEMMGIKTEVPFPTFTETGFPADLIAELEKAFDNRKIICNKAGSGTEIIDQYAEEQKQNGSIIVYTSNDSVLQIAAHEEWIGLDNLYKYGKAAREICSSKPEWNVGRIIVRPFVGENGKYTRTFNRHDYANAPEPMILNKLQEAGIEVIAIGKINDIFVGQGISRAIHSSGDADGMDKAIELAQLDEENKFIFVNLVQFDSHYGHRRDVDGFASNVATLDSKLGKLIQVMKKDDLLIMTSDHGNDPAYPGFNHTREMLPLTIYSKMFKEPRVLNDVTGLGTTGNIVARNFGVETVSLTGEDIFDKLV
- a CDS encoding MAG2810 family protein → MSNFNLILSREKFNHQKYAPVKGIVKAKLNEYYAEKKNSRKINLATVGAYVSIPLFIIAVILLLSSVAISFVVIFKTGNSWLLQPDHFRPLLASLYSLAFVFLIAWCILYPIVFNARVFLKRDIVASVNNRELTDHLLDYIGLKPLYKNDESGNKIVNFANISFFKNTSNFKNLSKFNVINNKYEMYEAVSNKQLIRMQNIEFRSEEWIKINDLSNKEIKKLKSAKSLIYKDKIQKIENKLYFGIAAKLLNLNKNVSLTLFDELNNYTPEGFKKVEVKDEFMSLNINSEEPSLMQKWASDTNNLSYLSDLKNEFDSIAINSSISLKNSRKDKSFAKDLAILIKNQEAFIWFKTPTQLLDLYFKTPTLNKETVTELIVNKILDEFYLVYLSLMFLAPFGYDNVVSISENEAKDESSN